The following are from one region of the Aspergillus chevalieri M1 DNA, chromosome 1, nearly complete sequence genome:
- a CDS encoding uncharacterized protein (COG:C;~EggNog:ENOG410PG98;~InterPro:IPR000262,IPR013785;~go_function: GO:0003824 - catalytic activity [Evidence IEA];~go_function: GO:0016491 - oxidoreductase activity [Evidence IEA]) gives MLAFPCCKIFTFCTICERNFIIMNATPNSTPHSYEVDVYQEGLRDKRPAITFNAFEWEKLAKERLLAESFGYVWGSAGSRETDGNNRAAFKRWGIVPSRLVKSDFPSLKTTLFGDEYNYPMAIAPSFEDFYFQTIGEI, from the exons ATGCTTGCGTTTCCATGCTGCAAGATTTTTACATTCTGTACCATTTGTGAGAGAAATTTTATTATCATGAATGCCACCCCGAACTCAACGCCGCATTCGTACGAAGTGGACGTTTATCAGGAAGGCCTCCGTGATAAAAGACCGGCAATCACCTTCAATGCCTTTGAATGGGAGAAATTAGCTAAAGAGCGACTTTTGGCAGAGAGTTTTGGATATGTCTGGGGTTCTGCCGGATCTCGCGAAACCGATGGCAACAACCGGGCAGCCTTTAAGAGATGGGGAATTGTGCCCTCCCGTCTGGTGAAATCCGACTTTCCGAGCTTAAAGACTACCTTGTTCGGTGACGAATACAATTATCCAATGGCTATTGCGCCG TCATTTGAGGATTTCTACTTCCAGACCATAGGCGAGATATGA